The DNA window TCCAGGCGAACTTCGGTCCAGTGATAGTGATGAATAAAATGCTGTTCACCATCTTCCGATTCCACGACCTCTGTTTCTACTTCGCCAAGAGGTTCCTGCCCGGAATATGAATACATGACGCGGCAAGTCTGAACGACCCATGTCCAAACGCATTTAAAGTCGTCGTCACCGATTTCGCATTCCATCTCGTCTTTCGGGGCCGTTACCGTATCGAGATCCTTGCGGCCCTTGCCCGAGTAGTAGATAAAACTATACGCTTCCTTGTCCACGTAGGTCGTGTCGCAGACGGCATTTTCGGGACAAGGTTCCACGGCGGGGCCAGTACTAGAGTTTTCATCGCCGCAGGCCAAAAAGACAACAGCAATTAGAGGAAAAAAGGTCAGCCAAACAAGACGTTTCAACATACGGGTCCCAATTTAGAAAAGACCCGCATTTCACGGGCCCTTCCGTTTTTTTGCATCAGGTTTATTTCACCGCGATAAAGAATTTCTTGCTGATACCCGGCGCGGAGGCCTGCACCAGGTAAATCCCGGCACGGAGTCCCCTGGAAAGTTCGCGCGTGTTGCGGAGCGTCGCCTGGGGAACATTCCGTAACTTGTGAACGAGTTTGCCGTTCACGCCGTAAATGCTCACGCTGAACACGGTCTGCGGAAGCGCAACTCCAGAAAGCGTCGGGATCGAGTACGGCTTCGTTGTATCGGCTTCCGTCGAGTCATGCTTCGGCTTGTCGCTCGCGGTCGAATCGCTCTTTGTCGAATCCGCGACGGAAGAATCCTTTTTCGAGGTGTCCGGCGCGGCATCGAGCGCCTTCACGAGCGAGACACCGAACTGGTCGATGTTCGGACCGTCCTTGCCATCGAGCGTCGCAAACTTGACCGTATTCTCGCCGGCGGCCAAATTCAGATTCACCGAGACTGTCTCCCAAGTAGTCCATCCGACAGTAGCCTCAAAGGCTTGCTCCTCGCGGGATTCCCCGACGCCAATGGTGAGGGAGCGCGATTCTCCCGAGCCGTTCGAGAAATCGATATCAAACTTGTAGAGACCTGCCGCATCCACCTTCACGGGAATCGTAAAATCGCCGCCCTTGTCGAAATTCACGTAGCCTTCGCCGTTGAAGCCGATATTGCTGCTTTCAATGACTCCCCCGTTGATAGTTCCCTTCTCGGCCTGGTAGGCCTTTTCGGCCTTCTTCTCTACACTGCTGGAGCTCACCGGAATCGCTGAAGAACTGGATACGGGCGGCATCGCATCGCAGGCGGTGGGGCTTTCGAGATTGGCACCGGCACCGGCCTTCACGGCGGCTTCCACCTCGCTCGCCTGGAGCATGAAGCCCGTGTAATCGTAAGGCGGCGTGAACGAAGATCCCGTCCCCTTCGTATTTCCCGTGCAATTCGTAAAGATGTTATCGATGACCTCGTTTACGCCAGTGCCGTTCGCGTTCCCGGTGTAGATGGGGTTGTTCTCGTTGATGAACACGTTCCTTTCCGTGCGGACCGTGCACATATGGCCCGCCGAGATTCCGAGCACATCCGTCCCGTTCGTGATACTCGCGTCTCCCGTCAAAAGGTTGTTCACCACATGCACGTTCCCGTAGCGGCAACGAGGCTTGCGCTGGTTCGCCGCCTTCCACCAGTTGAACATGTAGGTCACGTTCAGCTTGCCCTCGCTCACGGGCTCGTTGTCGGAACTGCCAATGAGGTTCGAGAGATTATGCGTACTCTTTTTCTTGTAACCGAAGATGCACCAGGTGAACGTCACGTTGTCGGCGCCCTTTACCACGTCGGCGTTGCCGTCCTGGCCATCCCAGAATTCGCAGTGGTCGATCCAGATGTTCTTCGCCTCACCCTCGATGGTGAGGTTATCCCACGCCTGGTCGGCATTGCTGCCCGGCCCCTGAATGACGATGTTACGGACAATAATGTTCGACGCCTTGTTCGTGATGTGGATGGGCGCCTTCAGGAGCGTCCCCGGTTTGAGACCGATTATCGTCTTGTTCGAGGCCGTGATGTTCAGGCGGCTGCCGGAGGTTCCGCTCCAGCCGTTTCCGAGAGTCCCGTCGATGTAGATGACCCGCGGAGAAGAATCCTTGGCATACTTTTGCAGGTCGTCAAAAGTCTTTACGGTAATGGGGGCAGCATTCCCGCCGCCGGTCACCTCGAAAGCGGTGGACGAACGGCCCGAACGGGTCGCCCAGCCGATAGGCTTGCACTGGTCAACAGCCGCAGACGCACAAACCGCAAGCGCGCACAGCACAGGCAAAAATCTGGAAGAAAAATCGAACATTCCGCATACTCCTGGCGCCACCAAGCGCCTTACCCTAAAACTACCCTTTTTCAGCCCCGATAAACACGAACGGCTCAAAAAAACATTTACATGTTGTCCATGAGTAACGCAGGAACGCCTTTTTAGGCTTTAATCGTCAGTATTGTTCTACGGTCAAACCCTTATCGCGCAGCAACTTGAGGACGTTATCGCCCCTGCCCGTCATGTGCGCAGCCCCCACGACAATAAACACCTTGCGGTCTGACGAAAGGAAACTGGTAATGGATTCCGCCATTTTCCGGTTGCGAGATATATAGACACGCTCGTCGATTACCGCCTGAAGCAAGGAATCTTCGGCGCATCCATCTTCTTCGCCCAAGTACATGGCGGTTCGGAACAGCGAATCATCCCCCCTTTTCCAGGATTCCATCATCAGCGTAATCGACGAATCCATCAGTCGCAAATCCCTTATCGTCGATTTCAGGTAATATATTCCGATAGAATCCGGAACGCCTTCACCCGCAAGGGCGTTCACCTGTTCTTCGACAGTTTCAAGCGCAAGAATCTTTTTCTGCGTTTCATGAGCGCGATGCAGGAAGAAAAAGTCTATTCCAAACCTGGGATCAAAACCGCGTCTCATGACAGCGATGGAACCAATCGTCATCGCCGCAGCCCACGGCTTATAGCCGTATAACGCTTCCGACGGGATGTACCAAGAAAGGCAGAGGCTGTCAAACGAGCTCAGCAAACCTTCGGGCAAAATCTGGGCAAGCGTTTTGCCTTCTTCCAGTTTGCCCAGCAATTCCGTTTGCACTGCAATATCCTTCACCACCGCAGTGTCGGACATATCAAGTTCTACCGCGAGTTCATCGGAGGCATCGAACGCGTTCGTTATTACCGTATCCAGCGGATAGAACGAGCGATCCGCAAAATGGACACTCCCCATAAGGTACACGCTGGAATTCGAGTCCGAAATCTTCCAGAGCATATGCTTTTTGGGAGAATTCTTGTCGGTTGTGGTGCACCCCAGAAGGAACAGCACCGAGAAAAGACCGAGTAACGTTTTTCTCAACAACATATCGCGATTCTCTTTATTACAGCACATAAAGAGCCAGGACAATCGTAAGCGCGGCAAATAAAATTACAACCGGCACCAGGAACCAGAAGCAAAGGAACCCGACTTTCAGGTCGTAAAACCACATTTTCCAGCGACCCTTCCTCGTTTTGCAAATTTCTTCGCGGCATTCGGGGCAAATGTTGCCAATCCTGTTGCGCACCCGTATTGCGAGATTGCTCTGCAGGGGCGACATTCCGACCTTGTCGTTAAAGGCTCTATTGCATTTGGAACAAGTAGTTTGCATAAGAAAGCGAAGGCACAAAAATGAACTACGTTTTTAACTAGCGGCGCGTAACATGGAACGCCAACTGCACGAAATAGTTCTTATAATATTCACCGCCGTCTATTACAGAAAAGACAGCTCCAGCAAGACCGATACCCAATTTCCACCGTTTGCCTACATCAAATTCCTTTCCTACTTCAATCTGCAAATGCGTATTTATAGATCCAACCCCATCACGATTCCCATAAGAAAGTCCACCCAAGTCTAGACCCAAAAGAACACCAGAATAAAAACCGTTCATGACATGGCTTTCTTCTCGGAACGGATAAATTGTCGCACCCACGCCACCATAAAAGTGCTTGGACGTCGCCTGATTGAAAGTGTGTTTTTGTAGAACTCCCACCGAATCAGAGGATTCAATCTCATAAGTTCCTTCCGATTCAAAAGCTCCGGCTACAGCATACACGGCAACAAGCTGCTTGATGAGCACACCCATTTTAGCTTCTATGCTGGCGCCATAGCCAAAATAAGAACCGTTCGAATAAAATTCTTTACGTTCAAAACCTAAATCATAAGCATCGCCACTCCCCCAATGTTCCTCCCTATCGGGAACAAACGTAATCACACACCCAAGATCAAACGACATGAAGAAACTGCTTCTGTATCCCTGTTGCTTAGGGGCTGGAGTGCTGACGGAAGGAGCTGTCGAACCGTCATCGCTGTTCGGTGAAACAACATAAATAATGTCTGCAAATGCAGAAGCACAGAGCCAGAGGGCCAAAGAAACTATTTTTTTCATGCACATAAAATAGTAAACATTAGAAGAATTGCTTCAATAACATTTCATCAAAAAGAATAGATCTTGGCATACAGGTTGGGCACACCAAGGGACCGTACCATAGCAGATAGCGAAGCAAGCCTGCAGGGGGTAAAATGTCTTTTTTCAAATGAATAAAGCCAAAAACAGCAGTCAAACGTAAACAAATTTTTGTATTATTGGCGCCGCAAAAACGATAAAAGGAGTTATCATTGAATATCAAGCACCTATCTATTGCAGTTTTATGCGCTGCATTTGCCATTAATACAACATCATGCAGTGACGAAAATTCAGCATCCAACGATTTCAGTATCGTCAGTACACTGGATCCGGATGATTGTAACGACAAAAATGACGGGACCCTGAGGTTCGTCAAGCCCGAAGCTACAATGTACGCCTGTTCCGATGGCGAATGGATCGCCATGAACGCCCAGGATGCAATCAAGTACCGTTGCGATTACAACGAATTGAAAGACAAGGCGGGCTATGCAATTCTCTGCGACGGCGATACTATCGGAATTATCAAAAACGGCAAAAATGGCACCAACGTCGATACCGCAGCCATAAACAAGTCGATTAAAGACGCTCTTAGTTCCGCCTCCGCAAAGAACCAGAAAGATATTGAAGAAGCTCTCAAGAACTTGAGCAGCGCCTCGAGCAAACTTGACGAAGAAATCGATAACAAGTTCAGCGACGCTTACAGCAGTTGGAACTCAGAACTTGAAGACAAGTCTTGCGTCATCGCCGACACCATCCGCAACGTAAAAAATTCCGTCATCACCGTGACCATCCGTTGCGGAGAAGCTGAAACCAAGATGGAAATTCCCTTCACCGCAGTAAACGAGAACCTCGCCAAGGTTTACAACAAGTACGTGGTGGTGCGTTTCCCAGTGCAAGCCTCCAAGGAGAAAGCCGATTACATCTACGAAGAAATCTGGAAGAACTTCAAGGGCGGCGACAATGCCGAACTCACCGTAATGGACCTTGACGAAAATCTTGCGTCCAACGGCAAGGTGTTCTTGCAGGATTTATTCGCCTCTGCCAGCACTCCTTTTTTGACGATTGAAGAATCGAACAAAAAAACTGCGGAATACAAGATTGTTCGCCTCGAAGGCAACCTCAGCGTGACGAACCTGAGCACTCCGATTGTCAAGCTCCGCGTAAAGCTAAAAATGACCGACAACACGTTCAGCGCCTTTGGCGGATACGGTTCCAACGCAACGGATGTCATCTACAGCGCTTATGCCGACTTGTCCGAAGAGTCCGATACGGTTGTTGTCGACTTCTTGACCGACTACAAGGCAGCCCGCGTAAAGAACCTCGTTGATGCCGGTTCTGCATTTGCCGCCGCAAGCAAGCAGGCCAACAAGGAACTTGCCGACGCCCTTTACCTGGAACACCAGGGTAGCGAAGAATACCCGTCTTTCGAGCACTTTGTTCCGAATCAGATTGGCTTGGCAGAAAACTTCAACAGCATCGTTTGGGTGATGGCACTCATCAACCAACAGGACAAAACTCCGGGATTCAACCCGGTCTACAACGCATTCCGCAACGTCTTTGCCGAAAAAGGCAATTTCTATACCGCCGTCAATACGACTTATGCGGGCAAGGACCGCAGCATGTACTTTGTGGACTACCTCGCCCTGCTTATGGATGCATACTTCTATAAGAGGAATATGGGTTTAACTGCAGAATCGGATATATGGAATTGTTCGGACGCAATCAATTACACGATTGTGCAGAAAGGCTTTATCGATGTCTACAAGCTTGATGAATCCACGCTTATCGATTTCACGAATGAATATGGTTATAAAGCCAAGGTGTTTAAGTCTGAAGTGCAAAATGGATATTTCCGTTACTTTGAATTCGTAGAAGACAACAAAGTTTGGTATCCTATAGCGCATTGGGCTTCCGCCATTGCAGCGATAGAAAAAGGCGCTTGCAATGCAAAAATTGAAAACACGACCTTCTTCTATAGTTTTGAAGACATCGATGAAAATGTCATTTGCAAGTGCGAAAATGGTAAATGCTACTGGCTTGACACCAACGTATGCCTGGGCCGTAATGGACGCGATGCCGGCTATCGCTATGACCAAGATGACGGCATCGTTCCCTATGTGTGCGAAGAACAAGTTGTTTGTAGTGATTACACAGATACCACCAGTTGCGAAACTAGGCTTACCCCTGTTACTCATACTGAACCTCCGGCATCTTCGAGTTCGTCCAATGAAATAGATCTGGACGAAGCACTCAACGATCAATCATCTATTTTTTACCTCGGTGCATGCAACGAGAATAATATCGGCGACAAGGTTCTCGTTGACGAAAAAAACATTCAACGTTCCACAACGACCGAAAAAGCCTATTGGGCGTGTAACGGACAAAAATGGGGCAGGCTCAGCGATGAGATCGAAGCTGCGCAGGATGAACTTGCACGTTTAAATCAAAAAAATGTATTTCATACTGAACTGTATTTTATTGATGGGACTAGTGATGTTCAGAAACAGGCAAAAAAACTTATCAATATGTTATGCAACCTGAGCGATTACAAACGGGCAGAAGGATTGGCCGATCCTAATGCCTTTGTAGTCGAAGTGTCTCTCTTTGAAGGCGAAGCTCCGAAGACGTTTGTCGCAAGCGAAACGAGAAGAGATTGGCATGAAGTTTCAGTGAACGATACCCTTGGCTATTGCAATGATAGCTTGATGATAAACCAAACCGAGCTCAAGACACTCGGCGAGAAGAATTACAAGTGTAACTACATTACCGGCGGCAGCGAGTACTACGCTTGGATTTTAGCGGGCAGCCGTGATGAAAACAAGGAACTTGGAATCTGCACGACAAATCGCCTTGGCGAAGTTGTTATAGTCGATGAAACATTCTATAAATGTGACGGAAATATAATGGATGAAGCTTGCCGTGACAACCCGAATGCAGATGGATGTAATGAGGGGCACTTCCTGGAATTCCTTAACCACGAACCGACTAGTTCTACATCCACGGACTGGATAATGGTCGATAAGAGTCAATACGTGAACGAAAACGCAGAAAAGATGTTTGGTAGCTGCGCGAAGGGCAATGAAGAGTATCCCGGCAACGAAACTACAGATTTCGATGACCTCAAGGATTTTGAAGGAATGAAACTCAAGTGCGCTGTACCACTAGAAGGTCTTGCATGGGATGGCGCGTGGGTTGATGCCTCCATAGATTTTATGCTCGGCGAGGTTTGCAATACAAAAATATTGGATAAAGAAATTAAAGATGAACAGGGCAAAAAATACCTTTGCATGCAGAACGAGAGCTCCAAATTGCCAGAATGGGTTGAAGTGACGGAGTAATATCACTTATACTAGAATATGAAAAATCCCCGCGATTGCGGGGATTTTTTTAATGGTCTTATAAAAGAAGATGCCCAGCCGAACCGCTCAACATCAACTTTAAATCGCAAATTTTGTTGCGTCGGCGAGCTGAACGCTAGCGATGCGGGAAATACCCTTGATTTCCTGGGTCACACCGTAGAGCATGTCTGCTTCGGCCATGGTACGCTTGTTATGGGTCACCACGATGAACAAGGTCTGCTTGCTGAATTCACGGAGAAGCGCCATAAAGCGGCCCACGTTCGCATCGTCCAGCGGGCCGTCAACTTCGTCCAGCACACAGTACGGCGAAGGCTTTTCCATGTAGATGGCGAACAGCAGTGCCGTCGCAGTCAAAGCGTGTTCACCACCGGAAAGCGCCTTGATACCGCGCATCTTCTTTCCGGTCGGACGCACGTTAATTTCGATATCCGCATCGAGGATATCCATCGGCTTGCCGTTCTCGTCAAGCTTTTCCACGAGGCTCATCTTGGTTTCGCCATTCAGGAACAGCTTGCTGAACACGAACTGGAAGTTCTTCTGGATGCGTTCAAACGTTTCAAGGTAGCGCGTACGAGCGATATCGTCGAGTTTCGTAATCGTGCGGTCGAGCGAGGCGCGTGCACGGTCCAAATCGTCGAACTGCTTTTCGACTTCTTCCAGGCGCTTCTTCTCGTCTTCGTAATCTTCCATCACGTTCACGTTGATGGGCCCGAGTTCCTTCACCTTCGCGCGGATTTCACGAATTTCGCGGTCAGCTTCGGGCTGCGTGTATTCCACGCGTTCAATTTCGCCAGGTTCCTCGAGATTCACGTCCCAATCGGCAAGCATGCGTTCCTTGAGGCGGTCCACATTCGCCTGCAAAGCTTCGCGACGGCGGACAATCTCGTTCAGGTCCTTCATCTTGTCAATCATGTCGTCGCGGAGGCGGTTCACCTCGCTGCGCCATTCTTCAAGGTCACCCGCTACGAGTTCATACTTCTCGCGGGCCAAATCACGCCTATTTTCCAGTTCGCGGAGGGCGGAATCCTTTTCCTGCACCTGGCCGGCAATGGCATCGGCATCGACACGGAGTTTCTCGATGTTTTCGTTGTTCTTCTCGATTCCATCGCGGTACGACCTGATCGTATTCCCGAGGAATTCCATCTGGTCGGCAATGTTTTTCAGGCGGTTCGTGTTCTGCGTGAGTTTCGCGCTCTTGTCGAGAGCGCTGCGTTCCAGCTCACGGACATCCTCGTCCTTCTCGCGGAACATCGTCTCCTGTTCCTGGAGTTCGTCGTTCACGCGACTGTATTCGTCTTCGGCGCGGCTCGCGTTCACCTCGGCTTCGGCAAGTTCCGCATCGGCGTTCTTGGTGCTTTCGGCTTCTTCGATTCGCGTGCGGGCGCGGTTGCATTGCTCTTCGAGCTGCGCTATGCGGTTCCCACAGGAGGCGACAGTATTCTTCTGGATGGTGATTGCCGCATCCCCGCCATGCAGCGAGTTTTCCTTTTCGCGAATATCGTCCACCAGAGATTCGAGCATCTGGTTTTCTTCGGCCACGTTGTCCTGAATTCTCGCGATATCGGATTCCGCCTGAGCAATTTTGGCCTGCACATCAGCAAGCGAAGCTTCGGCCTCGGCAATCTCGTTCTTGCGGCTGAGCGTTCCGGAAGTCGGGCTGCCCGTAGATACGAGGCCCGCGGTACGTACCGTCGCTTCGGGAGCGACAAAGCACAGGTCCTCATTGCCATAGCGGGCAGAAAGTTCCAGCGCCGCGTCGAGGGATTCAACCAGGATATAGCGGGAAAGGAGCCCGCCGAGCCAAGCCTTCGTCACATCGTCCGCCTGCACAAAATTGAGCATGGGGCCGACAACGCCAGCACCCTCTATGGCTCCCGTAAATGCAGGGCGCGGTTTGGACGTGAGCGCCATCAGCGCCTGGCCCACATTTTCGGACTTGAGGGCAGAAACGATTTCTGCAAGGTTATCCGCATTATCGACCACGGTCGCCTCGAGCACGTCGCCCAGGGCATTTTCCACAAGGCCCGCATATTCGGGAGTCGCGGTAATGCGTTCAGAAAGAAGTCCCTGCGTCAGGTGCGCCTTGTTCTCGGCAAGCCAGTGGCTCGCGTCAGAACCTTCGTTCGCGACACTCTGCAAGACGTCGATACGCGCCTGGAGCCCGGCCTCCTCGCTTTTCAAGGAGGCGGCCTTCCCCTGCAATTCGCGCAGTTCCGCACCGAGGGATTCTACACGTTCCTCGCGTACGGACTTCTGTTCTTCCAAATTCGTAATTTCGTTGCGGGCATCTTCCATGCCCTGTTCAATATCCGCAGCAGCACGCTCAGCATTTTCCTTCTGCGTGCGGAGGGTCCCGAGTTCGGTCTCCCAGCCTTCGAGATTCGTCTGCAGCATGGAGACTTCCGCATCCATGCGTTCAAAGCGGCCCTTGAGCGAATTGAGCTTGTTGATGGCCGTAACACGTTCGTTGGAAAGTTCCCTAGACCTCTGGCGCAAGTCGTCGAGCTTGTCGCGCATAACCTGCAGGGTTTCGCGTTCACGCTCCAGGAGGGCGTTCATCTCGTCGACTTCGCTGTCGTTCCCGAGAACCGCATTTTCCTCTTCGAGGCGGCCCTGCTCCTGCGTAAGCTCGCCCACCTTCTGCTCGCTGCGGGTAATTTCCTCCTCAGCCTTCGCATTGGAAGATTCCATCGAGGAAATCGAATCGCGCAAGCGCACGATATCGTTGTTCAGGTTGTTGAGTTCGATGGTCGCCGCCTGCACCTCGCGTTCCAAATCGCGGTAGGCGTTCTCGTCTTCGCTGATATCGAGCTTTTTCTCTTCAATCTTGGTCTGGAGTTCCGTCGCCTTCGTCTTCGCGGATTCGACCTCATGCTCCATGCGGCGCGAGGAGGTATCGAGCGTATTCAGGCCCTCGATGAAATCCTCGAACTTGTCCAAGCTGACCGAAAGGTCCAGTTCGCGCAGGCGCTTGGTCAGCCTCTTGTATTCCTCAACCTTTTCGGCCTGAGTCTCGTACTGACGCACCGAGCGGCGCGTAGCCCTCAAATTGTCTTCCACGCGTTCCATATCCGTCTGGACGCGTTCCAACTGGCGCACGGCCTCCTTCCTCTGCTGGCGGTACTTGCTCACGCCGGCGGCCTCTTCAAATAGCACGCGGCGGTCGTCCGCCTTATCGCTCAGAACCGCCTTGATCATGTCGGCGTTCATCTGCGAATACGTACTGGAACCGAGACCCGAGTCGAACAGGAGCGCATGCACGTCGCGCAGGCGGCATTCCTGATTGTTGATGAGGTATTCACCCGAACCGTCGCGGTGTACGCGGCGGGTTACGATGACTTCGGAATATTCGGAAGAAAGCGTGCCATCGCTGTTGTCGATGACAATGGAAACTTCGGCAAGGCTCATGGCGGCACGTTCTTCAGTACCGCTGAAAATCACGTCCTGCATCTTGCTCATACGCAGGAGCGCAGCCTTCTGTTCACCCAAGACCCAACGGATGGCGTCGGTAATATTCGACTTGCCGCACCCGTTCGGGCCCACGACGGCGGTTAAGCCCTTCGTAGGGAAGTTGATTTCCGTCCTCTGGGCGAAGGATTTGAATCCAAAAATCTTTAACTTAGTAATCTGCACTAGAGTACAATGTAGTAAAAATATATGTAACAGGAGGTAGGCTCGGCATGGTATGAGTCAAGCCTAAATCAACGGAAGTCAAACTGGGCTTTTCCGTCTTCATCCTTCGAAACAACCAGATACTGGCTTCCACCTTCAAATTTCATTTCGACGTCGGCATATACCTGCTCTCTAACACCATCCTGAGAACAGTTAGCATCGGTTTCTTCCACAACATCGACGCCGTCCTTCTTCGCCAGGTAAACAGGCGTCTGTACAGTTTCACACAGGGCGCCCTTATAC is part of the Fibrobacter sp. genome and encodes:
- a CDS encoding CBM35 domain-containing protein, which gives rise to MFDFSSRFLPVLCALAVCASAAVDQCKPIGWATRSGRSSTAFEVTGGGNAAPITVKTFDDLQKYAKDSSPRVIYIDGTLGNGWSGTSGSRLNITASNKTIIGLKPGTLLKAPIHITNKASNIIVRNIVIQGPGSNADQAWDNLTIEGEAKNIWIDHCEFWDGQDGNADVVKGADNVTFTWCIFGYKKKSTHNLSNLIGSSDNEPVSEGKLNVTYMFNWWKAANQRKPRCRYGNVHVVNNLLTGDASITNGTDVLGISAGHMCTVRTERNVFINENNPIYTGNANGTGVNEVIDNIFTNCTGNTKGTGSSFTPPYDYTGFMLQASEVEAAVKAGAGANLESPTACDAMPPVSSSSAIPVSSSSVEKKAEKAYQAEKGTINGGVIESSNIGFNGEGYVNFDKGGDFTIPVKVDAAGLYKFDIDFSNGSGESRSLTIGVGESREEQAFEATVGWTTWETVSVNLNLAAGENTVKFATLDGKDGPNIDQFGVSLVKALDAAPDTSKKDSSVADSTKSDSTASDKPKHDSTEADTTKPYSIPTLSGVALPQTVFSVSIYGVNGKLVHKLRNVPQATLRNTRELSRGLRAGIYLVQASAPGISKKFFIAVK
- the smc gene encoding chromosome segregation protein SMC; the protein is MQITKLKIFGFKSFAQRTEINFPTKGLTAVVGPNGCGKSNITDAIRWVLGEQKAALLRMSKMQDVIFSGTEERAAMSLAEVSIVIDNSDGTLSSEYSEVIVTRRVHRDGSGEYLINNQECRLRDVHALLFDSGLGSSTYSQMNADMIKAVLSDKADDRRVLFEEAAGVSKYRQQRKEAVRQLERVQTDMERVEDNLRATRRSVRQYETQAEKVEEYKRLTKRLRELDLSVSLDKFEDFIEGLNTLDTSSRRMEHEVESAKTKATELQTKIEEKKLDISEDENAYRDLEREVQAATIELNNLNNDIVRLRDSISSMESSNAKAEEEITRSEQKVGELTQEQGRLEEENAVLGNDSEVDEMNALLERERETLQVMRDKLDDLRQRSRELSNERVTAINKLNSLKGRFERMDAEVSMLQTNLEGWETELGTLRTQKENAERAAADIEQGMEDARNEITNLEEQKSVREERVESLGAELRELQGKAASLKSEEAGLQARIDVLQSVANEGSDASHWLAENKAHLTQGLLSERITATPEYAGLVENALGDVLEATVVDNADNLAEIVSALKSENVGQALMALTSKPRPAFTGAIEGAGVVGPMLNFVQADDVTKAWLGGLLSRYILVESLDAALELSARYGNEDLCFVAPEATVRTAGLVSTGSPTSGTLSRKNEIAEAEASLADVQAKIAQAESDIARIQDNVAEENQMLESLVDDIREKENSLHGGDAAITIQKNTVASCGNRIAQLEEQCNRARTRIEEAESTKNADAELAEAEVNASRAEDEYSRVNDELQEQETMFREKDEDVRELERSALDKSAKLTQNTNRLKNIADQMEFLGNTIRSYRDGIEKNNENIEKLRVDADAIAGQVQEKDSALRELENRRDLAREKYELVAGDLEEWRSEVNRLRDDMIDKMKDLNEIVRRREALQANVDRLKERMLADWDVNLEEPGEIERVEYTQPEADREIREIRAKVKELGPINVNVMEDYEDEKKRLEEVEKQFDDLDRARASLDRTITKLDDIARTRYLETFERIQKNFQFVFSKLFLNGETKMSLVEKLDENGKPMDILDADIEINVRPTGKKMRGIKALSGGEHALTATALLFAIYMEKPSPYCVLDEVDGPLDDANVGRFMALLREFSKQTLFIVVTHNKRTMAEADMLYGVTQEIKGISRIASVQLADATKFAI
- a CDS encoding TraB/GumN family protein, with protein sequence MLLRKTLLGLFSVLFLLGCTTTDKNSPKKHMLWKISDSNSSVYLMGSVHFADRSFYPLDTVITNAFDASDELAVELDMSDTAVVKDIAVQTELLGKLEEGKTLAQILPEGLLSSFDSLCLSWYIPSEALYGYKPWAAAMTIGSIAVMRRGFDPRFGIDFFFLHRAHETQKKILALETVEEQVNALAGEGVPDSIGIYYLKSTIRDLRLMDSSITLMMESWKRGDDSLFRTAMYLGEEDGCAEDSLLQAVIDERVYISRNRKMAESITSFLSSDRKVFIVVGAAHMTGRGDNVLKLLRDKGLTVEQY